One genomic window of Comamonas serinivorans includes the following:
- a CDS encoding YceD family protein has protein sequence MSDSFPQSIDVRALAEAGAQLEGHAPLTLFARLMDLARDNRASEALLETLGPVHWVATFLAVRVTGAADQPTLHLQVDAQLPLQCQRCLTPYAQAVLVDRDFAFVNDEATAEALDDESEVDLLVSSRQFDLVALMEDEVLMAMPIVPKHDVCPGPVTLQVGEVVDEPAKPNPFAALAALKAKSPGSDTRH, from the coding sequence ATGTCCGACTCGTTTCCCCAATCGATTGATGTGCGTGCCCTGGCCGAGGCGGGCGCGCAGCTGGAAGGTCACGCCCCGCTGACGCTTTTTGCCCGTCTCATGGACCTGGCGCGCGACAACCGGGCCAGCGAGGCCCTGCTGGAGACGCTGGGCCCGGTGCACTGGGTGGCCACGTTCCTGGCAGTCCGCGTGACGGGTGCCGCCGATCAGCCCACCCTGCACCTGCAGGTGGACGCCCAGTTGCCGCTGCAGTGCCAGCGCTGCCTCACGCCCTATGCGCAGGCGGTGCTGGTCGATCGCGATTTCGCGTTCGTCAACGACGAGGCCACCGCCGAGGCGCTCGACGACGAGTCCGAGGTGGACCTGCTGGTGAGCTCGCGCCAGTTCGACCTGGTGGCGCTCATGGAGGACGAGGTCCTCATGGCCATGCCCATCGTGCCCAAGCACGACGTCTGCCCGGGCCCCGTGACCCTGCAGGTCGGCGAGGTGGTGGACGAGCCGGCCAAGCCCAATCCGTTTGCCGCCCTGGCCGCGCTCAAGGCCAAGTCTCCGGGATCGGACACCCGGCACTGA
- the rpmF gene encoding 50S ribosomal protein L32, with amino-acid sequence MAVQQNKKTPSKRGMHRSHNALNVPGIAVEPTTGETHLRHHISPNGFYRGRQVLKSKSEA; translated from the coding sequence ATGGCTGTTCAACAAAACAAGAAGACGCCGTCCAAGCGTGGCATGCACCGTTCGCACAACGCCCTGAACGTGCCCGGCATCGCCGTGGAACCCACCACGGGTGAAACGCACCTGCGTCACCACATCAGCCCCAACGGTTTCTACCGCGGCCGTCAAGTGCTGAAGAGCAAGTCCGAGGCTTGA
- the plsX gene encoding phosphate acyltransferase PlsX, with the protein MITLAVDCMGGDHGPGITLPACRNFLDNHPQAQLLLVGRAEDLASFSHARAKHVHAADVITMDDPLEVAMRKKKDSSMRVAIEQVKSGAAQAAVSAGNTGALMAIARYLLKTLDAIDRPAIATQMPNAKGGAVTVLDLGANVDCTAEHLLQFAVMGSAFVEVLSGDPQPTVGLLNIGEEAIKGSDEIKRAGELLRQAGQSGLLNFRGNVEGNDIFKGTTDIVVCDGFVGNVALKATEGVASMIGGFLKEEYSRNIFTKLAAAISYPVLKALKKRVDHRGYNGAALLGLRGLVFKSHGSADAFGFERALSKAYDAAHHHLLEQLKQHVETAAPLLAAAQGERLSATS; encoded by the coding sequence ATGATTACCTTGGCCGTTGACTGCATGGGGGGCGACCACGGGCCCGGCATCACGCTCCCGGCGTGTCGCAATTTTCTCGACAACCACCCGCAGGCGCAGCTGCTGCTGGTGGGGCGTGCGGAAGACCTGGCGTCGTTTTCGCACGCGCGGGCCAAGCACGTGCATGCCGCGGACGTGATCACCATGGACGACCCCCTCGAGGTGGCCATGCGCAAGAAAAAGGATTCGTCCATGCGCGTGGCCATCGAGCAGGTCAAGTCCGGCGCGGCGCAGGCGGCGGTGTCGGCCGGCAACACCGGCGCGCTGATGGCGATTGCACGTTACCTGCTCAAGACGCTGGATGCCATCGACCGGCCGGCGATTGCCACGCAGATGCCCAATGCCAAGGGCGGCGCGGTCACGGTGCTCGACCTGGGGGCCAATGTGGACTGCACGGCCGAGCACCTGCTGCAGTTCGCGGTCATGGGCTCGGCGTTTGTCGAGGTGCTGAGCGGCGACCCCCAGCCCACGGTGGGGTTGCTCAACATCGGCGAAGAGGCCATCAAGGGCAGCGACGAGATCAAGCGCGCGGGCGAGCTGCTGCGCCAGGCCGGGCAGAGCGGCTTGCTGAACTTCCGGGGCAATGTGGAAGGCAACGACATCTTCAAGGGCACGACCGACATCGTCGTCTGCGACGGCTTCGTCGGCAATGTGGCGCTCAAGGCCACAGAAGGCGTGGCGTCCATGATCGGCGGCTTCCTCAAGGAGGAGTACTCGCGCAACATCTTCACCAAGTTGGCGGCAGCGATTTCATACCCGGTGCTCAAGGCGTTGAAGAAGCGCGTTGACCACCGGGGGTACAACGGCGCTGCGCTGCTGGGCCTGCGCGGGCTGGTGTTCAAGAGCCACGGTTCGGCTGACGCCTTTGGCTTCGAGCGCGCATTGTCCAAAGCTTATGATGCCGCTCACCATCATTTGCTTGAACAACTCAAGCAGCACGTGGAGACGGCAGCCCCTTTGCTGGCTGCTGCGCAGGGTGAGCGCCTCTCGGCGACCTCCTGA
- a CDS encoding beta-ketoacyl-ACP synthase III has translation MAKYARITGTGSYLPPRRITNDELAAELAQRGIETSNEWIVERTGIHARHFVAADQFASDIGVEAARRAMEAAGAGPEDIDLIIVATSTPDMVFPSTAAIVQHKLGMAGCPAFDVQAVCSGFVYALTVGDAMIRAGNAKRALIIGAEVFSRLLDFNDRTTCVLFGDGAGAVVLEASDEPGILASDLHADGKHVGILCVPGHVSGGQVLGDPLLKMDGQAVFKLAVGVLEKAARAVLDKASLTESDVDWLIPHQANIRIMQSTARKLHLPMEKVVVTVQDHGNTSAASIPLALDVAVRKGDVQKGQNLLLEGVGGGFTWGAVLVKY, from the coding sequence ATGGCGAAATACGCACGCATCACGGGCACGGGCAGCTACCTGCCGCCACGACGCATCACCAACGACGAGCTGGCAGCCGAGCTGGCTCAGCGTGGCATCGAAACCTCGAATGAATGGATCGTCGAGCGAACCGGCATCCACGCGCGCCATTTCGTGGCGGCCGATCAATTCGCCAGCGACATCGGCGTCGAGGCCGCGCGCCGTGCCATGGAGGCCGCCGGCGCCGGGCCCGAGGACATCGACCTCATCATCGTGGCCACGTCGACGCCCGACATGGTGTTCCCCTCCACGGCAGCCATCGTTCAGCACAAGCTGGGCATGGCCGGCTGCCCGGCGTTCGATGTGCAGGCCGTCTGCAGCGGCTTTGTGTACGCGCTGACGGTGGGCGACGCGATGATTCGGGCCGGCAATGCCAAGCGCGCCCTGATCATCGGTGCGGAGGTGTTCAGCCGCCTGCTGGATTTCAATGACCGCACGACCTGTGTGCTGTTTGGCGACGGCGCCGGTGCCGTGGTCCTCGAGGCCAGCGACGAGCCGGGCATCCTCGCCAGCGACCTGCATGCCGATGGCAAGCACGTGGGCATCCTGTGTGTGCCCGGTCACGTGTCGGGTGGCCAGGTGCTGGGCGATCCCTTGCTCAAGATGGATGGCCAGGCTGTCTTCAAGTTGGCCGTCGGGGTGCTGGAAAAGGCGGCGCGGGCGGTGCTCGACAAGGCCAGCCTGACGGAAAGCGATGTGGATTGGCTGATTCCGCATCAGGCCAACATCCGCATCATGCAAAGCACGGCCCGCAAGCTGCACCTGCCCATGGAGAAGGTCGTGGTCACCGTGCAGGACCATGGCAACACTTCGGCGGCGTCAATCCCGCTGGCGCTGGATGTGGCGGTGCGCAAGGGCGACGTCCAAAAAGGACAGAACCTGTTGCTCGAAGGCGTGGGCGGTGGGTTCACGTGGGGTGCCGTTCTGGTGAAGTATTGA
- the fabD gene encoding ACP S-malonyltransferase — protein sequence MVLTFAFVFPGQGSQAVGMLDAWGDRPEVKAVVQEASDALNEDVGALIHEGPKEALALTTNTQPVMLVAGVAAWRVWQAEGGAQPAVLAGHSLGEYSALVAAGALTLAQAAPLVRFRAAAMQEAVPVGAGAMSAVLGLNAADIARICAETTLAMNQAGETVEAVNFNDPGQTVIAGSKAAVEQAGVALKAAGAKRVLPLPVSAPFHSSLMKPAADKLKARLAETAIAAPGIPVLNNIDVAVETDADRIRDALYRQAFGPVRWVESVLKMQGMGVSTLVECGPGKVLAGMAKRIDAGLTGLPLYDPATLAEVKTALA from the coding sequence ATGGTGTTGACGTTTGCATTCGTGTTTCCGGGGCAGGGCTCCCAGGCCGTGGGCATGCTGGATGCCTGGGGCGATCGCCCCGAGGTGAAGGCCGTGGTGCAGGAAGCCTCCGACGCCTTGAACGAAGACGTGGGGGCCCTCATTCACGAGGGCCCGAAGGAAGCGCTGGCGTTGACCACCAACACCCAGCCGGTGATGCTGGTGGCGGGTGTGGCGGCATGGCGCGTGTGGCAGGCTGAAGGCGGTGCCCAGCCTGCGGTGCTGGCCGGCCATTCGCTGGGGGAGTACTCGGCCCTGGTCGCTGCGGGCGCGTTGACGCTGGCTCAGGCCGCGCCGCTGGTGCGCTTTCGCGCGGCCGCGATGCAAGAGGCGGTGCCTGTGGGTGCAGGGGCCATGTCCGCCGTGTTGGGGCTGAATGCCGCTGACATCGCGCGCATCTGCGCCGAAACCACGCTGGCCATGAACCAGGCCGGCGAGACGGTGGAGGCCGTGAACTTCAACGACCCCGGGCAGACCGTGATCGCCGGCAGCAAGGCGGCGGTCGAGCAGGCCGGCGTGGCGCTCAAGGCCGCGGGCGCCAAACGCGTGCTGCCGCTGCCGGTGTCGGCGCCGTTCCATTCCAGCCTGATGAAGCCTGCGGCTGACAAGCTCAAGGCCCGGCTCGCCGAGACGGCCATTGCCGCGCCCGGCATCCCGGTGCTCAACAACATCGACGTGGCGGTGGAGACCGATGCGGATCGCATCCGCGATGCGCTGTACCGCCAGGCCTTTGGGCCCGTGCGTTGGGTGGAGTCGGTGTTGAAGATGCAGGGTATGGGCGTGAGCACGCTGGTCGAGTGTGGTCCGGGCAAGGTGCTGGCCGGCATGGCCAAGCGCATCGACGCCGGGTTGACCGGCCTGCCGTTGTACGACCCGGCCACCTTGGCCGAGGTGAAGACGGCGCTGGCCTGA